The Struthio camelus isolate bStrCam1 unplaced genomic scaffold, bStrCam1.hap1 HAP1_SCAFFOLD_48, whole genome shotgun sequence genome contains a region encoding:
- the LOC138065212 gene encoding olfactory receptor 14C36-like, with protein MSNSSSLNEFLLLAFTDTRELQLLHFALFLGIYLAALLGNSFIITAIACDHRLHTPMDFFLFNLSLLDVGSISTTVPTSMANSLTNTTTISYSGCTAQVFLIAFLFGGEFSLLTVMAYDRYVAICRPLHYGTLLGGSRACVQMAAAAWGSSLLNALLHTANTFSIPLCQGNAVGHFFCEIPHILKLSCSHSYLREVGVVVITACLILGCFIFIVLSYVQIFKAVLRIPSEQGRHKAFSMCLPHLAVVSLFVSTVLFAYLKLPSISSPSLDVVVAVLYAVVPPAVNPLIYSLRNKELKDALKKLIQWVQCGHQ; from the coding sequence atgtccaacagcagctccctcaacgagttcctcctcctggcattcacagacacacgggagctgcagctcttgcacttcgcgctcttcctgggcatctacctggctgccctgctgggcaacagcttcatcatcaccgccatagcctgtgaccaccgcctccacacccccatggacttcttcctctttaatctctccctcctcgacgtaggctccatctccaccactgtccccacatccatggccaattccctcacaaacaccacgaccatctcctactcgggatgcactgcccaggtcttcctgattgctttcttgtttggaggagaattttctcttctcactgtcatggcctatgaccgctacgttgccatctgcagacccctgcactacgggaccctcctgggtggcagcagagcttgtgtccaaatggcagcagctgcctggggcagcagccttctcaatgctctcctgcacactgccaacaccttttccatacctctctgccaaggcaatgctgtggggcacttcttctgtgagatcccccacatcctcaagctctcctgctcacactcctacctccgggaagttggggtggttgtgattactgcctgtttaatcttggggtgtttcattttcattgtgctctcGTATGTACAGAtcttcaaagctgtgctgaggatcccctcggagcagggccggcacaaagccttctccatgtgcctccctcacctggccgtggtctccctctttgtcagcactgtcctgtttgcctacttgaagctcccttccatctcctccccctccctggatgtggtggtggctgttctgtatgcagtggtgcctccagcagtgaaccccctcatctacagcctgaggaacaaggagctcaaggatgctctGAAGAAACTCATTCaatgggtacaatgtgggcaccaataa